From one Amphiura filiformis chromosome 13, Afil_fr2py, whole genome shotgun sequence genomic stretch:
- the LOC140168591 gene encoding LOW QUALITY PROTEIN: somatostatin receptor type 5-like (The sequence of the model RefSeq protein was modified relative to this genomic sequence to represent the inferred CDS: deleted 1 base in 1 codon) codes for MLTTTAYAGDPHLLLNCSVVETEECFPQDNFQANVAKYFPPAIGVVSGLGLLFNGFIIAVLLRFSNMKTLANTFILNLALADFLFMFSFIFLGHQMAFSEWIFGPYLCRIIVPYDAMTQFTIIFFLSIMSIDRYFAICLPFQSMSFRTLKSARIVSVLVWVIAILTVLPVWMFSREVEAPFFDNATNTTIFARVCMAGVSPNPEADTRWWIIYTMLIGFCIPLSIICICYLLIMYNLLNTPVQIAKNTTRKAARRVAILVISVVIVFILCFLPFYVVQLILGNYGEAKTPKYMLIIYSVSWFLMYSHSIINPIVYTLVGENFRQNLLRICRPRRKYGNATRQSSMRTSVSAAARTRNSVRSNYGTPETGTKLPINGQHGQQQKAYNGYVYLAPTAKTVAKEDPV; via the exons ATGCTGACAACAACAGCATACGCCGGGGACCCACATCTGCTGTTAAATTGCAGCGTGGTGGAAACGGAAGAATGCTTTCCACAGGACAACTTCCAGGCCAACGTGGCCAAGTATTTTCCACCTGCCATCGGTGTGGTCAGCGGTCTCGGACTGCTTTTCAATGGTTTCATCATTGCAGTGCTGTTGCGCTTCAGCAATATGAAGACGTTAGCCAACACCTTCATATTGAACCTAGCCTTAGCGGACTTTCTCTTCATGTTCTCCTTCATTTTCCTAGGCCACCAAATGGCATTCAGCGAGTGGATCTTTGGCCCGTACCTGTGCAGGATAATAGTACCGTACGACGCCATGACGCAATTTACAATCATTTTCTTTCTGTCGATAATGAGCATCGATCGTTACTTTGCAATCTGCCTGCCATTCCAGTCGATGAGTTTCCGGACTTTGAAAAGCGCACGTATTGTCAGCGTGTTAGTGTGGGTGATCGCTATACTGACAGTTTTACCCGTGTGGATGTTCTCGAGAGAAGTCGAGGCTCCGTTTTTTGATAACGCCACCAACACCACTATATTTGCGCGTGTATGTATGGCGGGAGTATCGCCAAATCCCGAAGCGGACACTCGATGGTGGATTATTTACACAATGCTCATCGGCTTTTGCATACCACTCAGCATAATCTGCATATGTTATTTACTGATAATGTACAATCTCTTAAATACACCTGTACAGATCGCTAAGAACACAACGCGAAAAGCTGCTAGGAGGGTGGCCATCTTGGTAATCAGCGTCGTTATAGTATTTATATTATGTTTTCTTCCGTTTTACGTGGTTCAGCTGATTCTGGGTAACTATGGTGAAGCTAAGACTCCCAAATACATGCTTATCATTTATTCCGTTTCGTGGTTCTTAATGTACTCCCACAGTATCATCAACCCCATTGTGTACACGCTTGTCGGCGAGAACTTCCGTCAAAATCTCTTGCGCATTTGCAGACCTCGTAGGAAGTATGGTAACGCCACCCGCCAGAGTAGCATGAGGACTTCTGTGTCTGCTGCTGCGAGAACT CGCAATTCTGTGCGATCAAACTACGGGACTCCAGAAACGGGCACTAAGTTACCGATTAACGGGCAACATGGACAGCAGCAAAAGGCTTACAACGGTTATGTGTATTTAGCACCGACTGCGAAAACCGTTGCCAAAGAGGATCCAGTGTAG